In Salvelinus namaycush isolate Seneca chromosome 36, SaNama_1.0, whole genome shotgun sequence, one DNA window encodes the following:
- the LOC120030161 gene encoding heterogeneous nuclear ribonucleoprotein C-like isoform X3, whose protein sequence is MAGNVTNKTDPRSLNSRVFIGNLNTLLVTKADVEAIFSKYGKIVGCSVHKGFAFVQYANERNARAAVGGEDGRMIVGQVLDINLACEPKHQRLKTVKRSAGDMYSSSFDLEYDFQRDYYDRMYPYQSRVPPPPPPPLSRAVIPSKRPRVSLSGGGGGRGGGGAGGSRRTKTNFSSSRSSQSRVSTSRNMKADDLQTIKRELTQIKHKVDYLLESLERMEKDHTKKLDMKSSGKPELGEVSPLHCGGKKEESLKRERESQLLNDSEEEEGDLLEEEEEVKSRGREDDDEEEEGEDDGDSANGDDS, encoded by the exons ATGGCTGGCAACGTTACCAACAAGACGGACCCTCGCTCCCTCAACTCCCGGGTCTTCATCGGGAACCTCAACACTCTCCTGGTCACCAAGGCAGACGTGGAGGCCATCTTCAG CAAGTACGGCAAGATAGTGGGCTGCTCCGTGCACAAGGGGTTCGCCTTTGTCCAGTACGCCAACGAGAGGAATGCCCGGGCCGCCGTAGGGGGCGAGGATGGGAGGATGATCGTAGGACAGGTGCTGG acattaACCTTGCTTGTGAACCGAAGCATCAGAGATTGAAGACTGTGAAGCGCTCTGCGGGAGATATGTACAG TTCTTCATTTGATTTGGAATATGACTTCCAGAGAGATTACTATGACCG GATGTACCCGTACCAGTCCCGCGTGCCCCCTCCGCCTCCTCCCCCCCTGTCCCGTGCGGTGATCCCCTCCAAGCGGCCCCGGGTCAGTTTGAGTGGAGgcggtggaggaagaggaggtggaggagcaggGGGCAGCCGACGCACCAAGACCAACTTCTCATCctccaggagcagccagagcaggGTCTCCACCTCACGCAACA tgAAGGCAGACGACCTGCAGACCATCAAGAGAGAGCTGACCCAAATCAAACACAAGGTGGACTACCTGCTGGAGAGTCTGGAACGCATGGAGAAGGACCACACCAAGAAGTTAG ACATGAAGAGTAGTGGGAAGCCGGAACTCGGGGAGGTGTCTCCTCTCCACTGCGGAGGAAAGAAGGAGGAGAGcttgaagagggagagggagagccagCTGCTCAATGactcagaagaggaggagggagacctactggaggaggaggaggag GTGAAGAGTCGAGGAAGGGAAGATGacgatgaagaggaggaaggtgagGATGATGGAGATAGCGCCAACGGAGACGACTCTTAA
- the LOC120030161 gene encoding heterogeneous nuclear ribonucleoprotein C-like isoform X1 — MDSLMAGNVTNKTDPRSLNSRVFIGNLNTLLVTKADVEAIFSKYGKIVGCSVHKGFAFVQYANERNARAAVGGEDGRMIVGQVLDINLACEPKHQRLKTVKRSAGDMYSSSFDLEYDFQRDYYDRMYPYQSRVPPPPPPPLSRAVIPSKRPRVSLSGGGGGRGGGGAGGSRRTKTNFSSSRSSQSRVSTSRNMKADDLQTIKRELTQIKHKVDYLLESLERMEKDHTKKLDMKSSGKPELGEVSPLHCGGKKEESLKRERESQLLNDSEEEEGDLLEEEEEVKSRGREDDDEEEEGEDDGDSANGDDS; from the exons TAGCTTGATGGCTGGCAACGTTACCAACAAGACGGACCCTCGCTCCCTCAACTCCCGGGTCTTCATCGGGAACCTCAACACTCTCCTGGTCACCAAGGCAGACGTGGAGGCCATCTTCAG CAAGTACGGCAAGATAGTGGGCTGCTCCGTGCACAAGGGGTTCGCCTTTGTCCAGTACGCCAACGAGAGGAATGCCCGGGCCGCCGTAGGGGGCGAGGATGGGAGGATGATCGTAGGACAGGTGCTGG acattaACCTTGCTTGTGAACCGAAGCATCAGAGATTGAAGACTGTGAAGCGCTCTGCGGGAGATATGTACAG TTCTTCATTTGATTTGGAATATGACTTCCAGAGAGATTACTATGACCG GATGTACCCGTACCAGTCCCGCGTGCCCCCTCCGCCTCCTCCCCCCCTGTCCCGTGCGGTGATCCCCTCCAAGCGGCCCCGGGTCAGTTTGAGTGGAGgcggtggaggaagaggaggtggaggagcaggGGGCAGCCGACGCACCAAGACCAACTTCTCATCctccaggagcagccagagcaggGTCTCCACCTCACGCAACA tgAAGGCAGACGACCTGCAGACCATCAAGAGAGAGCTGACCCAAATCAAACACAAGGTGGACTACCTGCTGGAGAGTCTGGAACGCATGGAGAAGGACCACACCAAGAAGTTAG ACATGAAGAGTAGTGGGAAGCCGGAACTCGGGGAGGTGTCTCCTCTCCACTGCGGAGGAAAGAAGGAGGAGAGcttgaagagggagagggagagccagCTGCTCAATGactcagaagaggaggagggagacctactggaggaggaggaggag GTGAAGAGTCGAGGAAGGGAAGATGacgatgaagaggaggaaggtgagGATGATGGAGATAGCGCCAACGGAGACGACTCTTAA
- the LOC120030161 gene encoding heterogeneous nuclear ribonucleoprotein C-like isoform X2 yields the protein MDSLMAGNVTNKTDPRSLNSRVFIGNLNTLLVTKADVEAIFSKYGKIVGCSVHKGFAFVQYANERNARAAVGGEDGRMIVGQVLDINLACEPKHQRLKTVKRSAGDMYSSSFDLEYDFQRDYYDRMYPYQSRVPPPPPPPLSRAVIPSKRPRVSLSGGGGGRGGGGAGGSRRTKTNFSSSRSSQSRVSTSRNMKADDLQTIKRELTQIKHKVDYLLESLERMEKDHTKKLDMKSSGKPELGEVSPLHCGGKKEESLKRERESQLLNDSEEEEGDLLEEEVKSRGREDDDEEEEGEDDGDSANGDDS from the exons TAGCTTGATGGCTGGCAACGTTACCAACAAGACGGACCCTCGCTCCCTCAACTCCCGGGTCTTCATCGGGAACCTCAACACTCTCCTGGTCACCAAGGCAGACGTGGAGGCCATCTTCAG CAAGTACGGCAAGATAGTGGGCTGCTCCGTGCACAAGGGGTTCGCCTTTGTCCAGTACGCCAACGAGAGGAATGCCCGGGCCGCCGTAGGGGGCGAGGATGGGAGGATGATCGTAGGACAGGTGCTGG acattaACCTTGCTTGTGAACCGAAGCATCAGAGATTGAAGACTGTGAAGCGCTCTGCGGGAGATATGTACAG TTCTTCATTTGATTTGGAATATGACTTCCAGAGAGATTACTATGACCG GATGTACCCGTACCAGTCCCGCGTGCCCCCTCCGCCTCCTCCCCCCCTGTCCCGTGCGGTGATCCCCTCCAAGCGGCCCCGGGTCAGTTTGAGTGGAGgcggtggaggaagaggaggtggaggagcaggGGGCAGCCGACGCACCAAGACCAACTTCTCATCctccaggagcagccagagcaggGTCTCCACCTCACGCAACA tgAAGGCAGACGACCTGCAGACCATCAAGAGAGAGCTGACCCAAATCAAACACAAGGTGGACTACCTGCTGGAGAGTCTGGAACGCATGGAGAAGGACCACACCAAGAAGTTAG ACATGAAGAGTAGTGGGAAGCCGGAACTCGGGGAGGTGTCTCCTCTCCACTGCGGAGGAAAGAAGGAGGAGAGcttgaagagggagagggagagccagCTGCTCAATGactcagaagaggaggagggagacctactggaggaggag GTGAAGAGTCGAGGAAGGGAAGATGacgatgaagaggaggaaggtgagGATGATGGAGATAGCGCCAACGGAGACGACTCTTAA